A region of Flavobacteriales bacterium DNA encodes the following proteins:
- the gcvP gene encoding aminomethyl-transferring glycine dehydrogenase produces the protein MKQDTFVNRHIGPREEDVNAMLATIGVASLDELIEKTIPASIRMNRELDLPPAMTEVEYAEHVQAIGDKNKLYRSYIGLGYYDCVVPNVIKRNVLENPGWYTAYTPYQAEIAQGRLEALLNFQTMVSDLTGLEIANASLLDEATAAAEAMIMLFNARSRDAVKRGVNKFFVSADCFPQTIDLLHTRSAPLGIELTIGDHTDVHLSDEFFGALLQYPSVHGEVKDLSEFVEKVHGVGASVAVAADLMSLLLLKSPGSWGADVVVGNTQRFGVPLGYGGPHAAFFATKEEFKRHIPGRIIGVSVDSQGNPALRMALQTREQHIKRDRATSNICTAQALLAIMASMYAVYHGPIGLRNIATNIHRKTAVLASKLKRLSYELKSDVFFDTIKVMPPTGVTVTEVKEVAEKEGVNFRYIENRAIGISLDERTNVGDLQKILEIFSGVAEKDPVYVKREELDVESSVLTNEFLRADDYLTHPVFNSYHSETEMMRYIKRLENKDISLVHSMISLGSCTMKLNAASELYPISMPQFANIHPFVPLYQTKGYQIVFNELEKALCEITGFEAVSFQPNSGAQGEYAGLMVIDQYHKSRGDEYRNVALIPASAHGTNPASAVMAGMKVVVVSCDESGNIDVADLKAKAEQYAESLSCLMVTYPSTHGVFEESIQEVTRIIHENGGQVYMDGANMNAQVGLTNPGLIGADVCHLNLHKTFAIPHGGGGPGMGPIGVAKHLAPFLPGHAVVPMGGSQPISAVSAAPWGSALILLISYGYIKMLGAGGLKNSTQYAILNANYLKAKLTGSYNILYSGKHGTVAHEMILDCRDFKRSSGVEAGDIAKRLMDYGFHAPTVSFPVAGTLMVEPTESESKAELDRFVDAMTSIRKEISEIESGDADVTDNVLHNAPHTSKMVVSDSWNHPYSREKAAFPLPYVSEAKVWPSVGRVDNAHGDRNLICTCPTTESYAAEVASA, from the coding sequence ATGAAACAGGACACATTTGTCAACCGCCACATCGGCCCCAGAGAAGAAGACGTCAACGCCATGCTTGCCACCATTGGTGTTGCCAGTTTGGATGAACTTATTGAGAAGACGATTCCCGCTTCCATTCGGATGAATCGGGAACTGGATCTTCCGCCAGCGATGACGGAAGTGGAGTACGCGGAGCATGTTCAGGCAATTGGCGATAAGAACAAATTGTACCGTTCGTACATCGGTCTTGGTTATTACGATTGCGTGGTGCCGAACGTGATCAAACGCAACGTGTTGGAAAACCCAGGTTGGTACACGGCTTACACGCCTTATCAGGCAGAAATTGCGCAAGGTCGGTTGGAGGCGCTACTGAATTTCCAGACCATGGTGAGTGATCTGACAGGTTTGGAAATTGCCAACGCATCGCTTTTGGATGAGGCAACGGCTGCTGCCGAGGCCATGATCATGCTGTTCAATGCGCGTTCGCGCGATGCCGTAAAACGAGGAGTGAACAAGTTCTTTGTGTCTGCCGATTGTTTTCCGCAGACCATTGATCTACTTCATACACGCTCTGCACCCTTGGGTATTGAACTGACCATCGGTGACCACACGGATGTTCATCTGTCGGATGAGTTTTTCGGTGCGCTGCTTCAATATCCTTCTGTTCATGGCGAGGTGAAAGACCTTTCGGAGTTTGTGGAAAAGGTACATGGCGTTGGAGCTTCGGTGGCCGTGGCTGCCGATCTGATGAGTCTTCTTCTTTTAAAGAGTCCTGGAAGTTGGGGCGCTGATGTAGTTGTTGGCAATACGCAGCGTTTCGGTGTTCCGTTGGGTTACGGTGGGCCGCATGCCGCCTTTTTCGCTACCAAGGAAGAGTTCAAACGCCACATTCCAGGAAGGATCATTGGAGTTTCGGTCGATTCTCAGGGAAATCCTGCACTGCGCATGGCGCTTCAAACACGCGAGCAGCACATTAAGCGTGACCGTGCCACTTCTAACATTTGCACGGCTCAAGCACTATTGGCCATCATGGCAAGTATGTATGCCGTTTACCACGGACCGATAGGTTTGCGCAACATTGCCACGAATATCCATCGGAAAACAGCTGTGTTGGCATCCAAACTGAAGAGGCTCAGCTACGAACTCAAATCAGATGTTTTCTTCGATACCATCAAGGTGATGCCACCAACGGGTGTTACTGTTACCGAGGTAAAGGAAGTGGCCGAGAAGGAAGGGGTCAATTTCCGTTACATCGAGAATCGCGCTATCGGCATCAGTTTGGATGAACGCACAAACGTGGGCGACCTACAGAAGATCTTGGAGATTTTTTCAGGCGTAGCCGAAAAAGACCCTGTTTATGTGAAGCGAGAGGAATTGGATGTGGAAAGTTCTGTTCTCACAAACGAATTTCTTCGAGCAGACGATTATTTGACGCATCCTGTTTTCAATTCATATCATTCCGAAACGGAGATGATGCGTTACATCAAGCGATTGGAGAACAAGGACATTTCGCTGGTTCACTCCATGATCTCGCTTGGTTCGTGTACCATGAAACTGAACGCGGCAAGCGAGCTTTATCCGATCAGTATGCCGCAGTTCGCCAATATTCATCCGTTCGTGCCATTGTATCAGACCAAAGGCTACCAGATCGTGTTCAACGAATTGGAGAAAGCCCTTTGCGAGATCACGGGTTTCGAGGCGGTCTCATTTCAGCCCAATTCTGGTGCGCAGGGCGAATATGCAGGACTTATGGTGATCGATCAATACCATAAGAGTAGGGGAGATGAATACAGAAATGTGGCATTGATCCCTGCATCTGCACACGGCACAAATCCAGCAAGTGCCGTGATGGCGGGTATGAAAGTGGTGGTGGTGAGTTGCGATGAAAGCGGCAACATCGATGTGGCCGATCTGAAAGCCAAAGCAGAGCAGTATGCCGAGAGTCTTTCATGTTTGATGGTCACGTATCCTTCCACACACGGGGTTTTTGAGGAGTCCATTCAAGAAGTTACCAGAATCATTCATGAGAATGGCGGTCAGGTTTATATGGATGGTGCGAATATGAATGCGCAGGTTGGTCTTACCAATCCAGGGCTGATCGGTGCGGATGTGTGCCATTTGAATCTGCACAAGACATTTGCCATTCCGCACGGTGGTGGTGGACCTGGTATGGGACCTATCGGTGTGGCCAAGCATTTGGCTCCGTTCCTTCCCGGTCATGCGGTGGTTCCGATGGGCGGTAGTCAACCAATTTCTGCTGTTTCGGCAGCACCTTGGGGAAGTGCGCTTATTCTGCTCATATCTTATGGATACATCAAAATGCTGGGTGCAGGAGGGTTGAAAAACAGCACGCAATATGCCATTCTCAATGCCAATTATCTGAAGGCAAAATTGACCGGTTCTTATAATATATTGTACAGCGGAAAGCATGGTACGGTAGCTCACGAAATGATCCTTGATTGCCGTGACTTCAAACGAAGTTCAGGTGTAGAGGCAGGTGATATTGCCAAGCGTCTGATGGACTATGGTTTCCATGCGCCAACCGTTTCGTTCCCTGTGGCCGGAACACTCATGGTAGAACCGACCGAAAGTGAATCGAAAGCGGAACTTGACAGGTTTGTAGATGCGATGACCTCCATCCGCAAGGAGATATCGGAGATTGAAAGTGGTGATGCGGACGTGACCGATAACGTTTTACACAACGCCCCGCATACTTCCAAAATGGTGGTTTCGGATAGTTGGAATCATCCCTACTCAAGAGAGAAGGCAGCCTTTCCATTGCCTTATGTCTCTGAAGCAAAGGTTTGGCCTTCGGTTGGCCGTGTGGATAATGCACATGGAGATAGGAATCTGATCTGCACATGTCCGACAACCGAAAGCTATGCGGCTGAGGTAGCATCGGCTTAG